A stretch of DNA from Methylosinus sp. LW4:
CGCACGGAGGGAAGATCGGCGATGGCGACGGCGATATCGGCGAAGACGGTGGACAGATCGGCGACCACATAGATCTGCGCATCGCCGCCGACCGGCTGGCCGAGATCGGCGCGGCGCTCGATCACCTTGCCGGCGATGGGCGCGCGAATCTCCTTGCGGCGCAATTCGCCGACCGGCTGGCCGGCGAGAGCGGCGATCTCGCCTTCCGAGAGATCGAGCGCGGCGAGCTTCTGGCGCGCCAGCTCGACACGGAGCCGCGCCTCCTCATAGGCGCCGCGGGCTTTCAGAAAGCTCTGCTCGGCGGAAATCTTCTTGTCGAAGAGCCCCTTCTCGCGCTGGAACAAGGCCGATTGCAGATCGAGGCCCACTTTGGCGGCGAGATAGTCGCTCTTGGCGTCGGCGACCTCGCGGCTCTCTATGATAGCGATCACCTCGCCCTTCTCGACCGGATCGCCGAGCCTCTTGCGCAATTCGGCGACCGCGCCGACGACCTTGGCGGCGACGCGGCCGATGCGGTCGGGATCGACAGAGACGACGGCGGGCGCCGCCACATCGCGCGTCAGCACGCCCGAGGCGGCGGCGACCGTGGCGATCTTGGCGGCGGCGATCTGCTCGGCAGTCAGCTTGACGAGGCCATCGACGCCCTTGGCGTCGGCGCTCTCGGCGGCTTTCTCGCCAGCGCCGAGCAGAGCGCGAAACGGCGCGGAGATTTGCGGAAATAGCGAGCCGAGCATGGCGCTCGCCAGCAGCGCGGCGCAAAGGCGCGCCCGCCCTGAATTAGAAGAGTTCCAAACTGGAATGACGCTCGGCGGCCGCCCCCCCGCGTCGGCGGGAACGACATCGGACGCCGCCAGGCGGCGGAGGATATGGGCCAAGTCTCGCAGTCGCATCTCGAGACTTCTTTAACCCGTACGGCTGGCCGCGTCCACGCCAGAGCGCCGGAAAAACGGGCGCCTCGCCTGCTTCTCGAACAGCCAATGAAAAAAGCCCGACGCAAAGCGCCGGGCTCTTCTCCCCCCGATCTCGGAAGAGATCAGTATTTCGCGACCACCGGACCCGGCGCGCCGAACAGATTGAAGTGATAGTTCAGGCCGACGCGGACGGAGTGGAAGTGGTTCTCCACGCCGCGCTGGTTGACGAACAGCACCGGCGGGAAGCTCGGGGTTCCGATTGCATTGCCGCGCTCGAGCTCCGTGTAGAGATACTCGACCTTGGCCGACCAGTTCGGCAGGAAAGCCCATTCCACGCCGCCGCCGGCGGTCCAGCCGGTGCGCGTGCCGGACTCGGAGCCGAAGGCGGTGAAGCCGACGCCATCCGCATAGGAGAAGGTCGTCGAGCCCTGGCCATAGGCGAAGCCGCCCGTGCCATAGACCAGCAGGGTCGGCAGAACGGCGTAGCCGAGGCGGCCGCGAACCGTGCCGAACCAGTCGAGACGCTGATTCACGGTCACGCCGGACGGCAGCAGGCCGAAGCCGAAGCCGCCGGTGGAGCCCTTCAGATCGGCGCCCTGGAAATCGGCCTCGAGGCCGACCACGAAGCCCGTGCCGGCGAACTGATAATTATAACCGAGCTGGACGCCGCCGAGCACGCCATCGGCGTTGGAGGCGCCATAGGACCAGGCCGAAACCGGCAGCAGGCCGAAGGACGACAGGCCGCTGACATTGTTATTGTCGGTCCAGCCATAGCCGATGTTCACGCCGGCGTAGAGGCCGGTCCAGCTGAAGGCAGGAGCGGCCGGAGCGACGAAGGCGGGCGCGCCCTTCTGCGACGGAAGGTCGGCCGCGAAAGCCGGAGCGGCGGCGATGGCCAGCGCAATAGCGCCAACGGCGGAAAGAGTCTTCATAGGTCCCTCACTGGATCAGTGCGGCCGTCGCTCGTGTCCGTTGCGCCCCCCGACGCCGGAACCGAACGGCCGCTGGTGTTGCCGATCGAGCGTGATCTAGGCCCCGGCCCAAAGCGACGTCAACGCTGACATCGCCAATTTGCTTCGCCGCTGTTCCGATTTCATTATGATTGTGACAATTTCGTCACATTGAATACGCTCTTTCGAAATCTATGCTTGACATCTTCGAATGCGCAGATTCTCACTTAACCGAATCGCAATAAAATCTGTTTTTCTAAAATAATCAATATGATTGCATAAGCGCTGCTTCGCTCCTCCGCGACGGCGGCGCTGAGGCGACCGCCGAAGAACGACGAACGCCGTGGAGGCTCGAACAGCGAATGTGAACAAGCGTTTGAAGATAAGTCGCGGCGTGATGGAAGCATTGGAGATGACTATCTTGTTCCAGGCAGCGCGTTTCGCCATCCGAGAACGACTCTTCTTTCAATGATTTGCGCGCTGTCAGCCGCCGCGCCGCTCTCGCCGCAGCCGCTCCCAATAGTCGAGGCGCTTGGCGATCTCGCGCTCGAAGCCGCGCTCCACGGGCCGGTAGAAGCTCTGTCGGCCGAGCGCCTCCGGCCAATAATCCTGGCCAGAGAAAGCGTCCGGCTCGTCGTGATCGTAGCGATAGCCCTCGCCATAGCCTTCGCTCTTCATCAGCTTGGTCGGCGCGTTGAGGATGGTCTTGGGCGGCATGGGCGAGCCGCTCTCCTCGGCGAGGCGGCGGGCGGCCTTATAGGCGACGTATCCCGCGTTGGATTTGGGCGCGCTGGCCACATAGAGAACGGCCTGCGCGAGGGCCAGCTCGCCCTCCGGGCTGCCGAGAAAATCATAGGCGTCCTTGGCGGCGTTGGCGACGACCAGCGCCTGCGGATCGGCGAGGCCGATATCCTCCACCGCCATACGGACGATTCGCCTCGCCAGGAACAGCGGGTCCTCCCCGGCGACCAGCATTCGCGCGAAATAATAGAGCGCTGCGTCCGGGTCGGAGCCGCGCACGCATTTGTGCAGCGCGCTGATGAGATTGTAATGGCCCTCCTGCGCCTTGTCGTAGATGGGCGCGCGCCGCTGCACGATCTCGGCGAGCCGGGCGCGATCGAAGACCTCGCCCTCCCCCGCCGCGCGCCAGACATCCTCGGCGAGAGTCAGAGAGGCGCGTCCGTCGCCATCGGCCATCGCCACGAGAGCGGCGCGCGCGTCCGCGTCCAGCGGCAAGGGCTTGCCCTCGGCCTGCTCGGCGCGCTGCAGCAGCTTCTCGATCGCCTCGGCGCCCAGCGATTTGAAGGTCAGAACGCGGGCGCGCGACAAGAGCGCGGCGTTGAGCTCGAAGGAGGGGTTTTCCGTCGTCGCGCCGATCAGCGTGACCGAGCCATCCTCCATCACCGGCAGGAAGGAATCCTGCTGGCCGCGGTTGAAGCGGTGAATCTCGTCGACGAAGAGCAGCGTCCCCTGCCCCATGGCGCGGCGGGCGCGCGCGGCCTCGAAGGTCTTCTTCAAATCGGCGACGCCGGTGAAGATCGCCGATATTTGCACGAAGGCGAGATCGGTCTCATGGGCGAGGAGCCGCGCCACCGTCGTCTTGCCGGTGCCGGGCGGCCCCCAAAAGATCAGCGAGCCGATCGAGCCGGAACGGATCGCGCGCGTCAGCGCCCCGTCCGGGCCGACGAGATGGTCCTGGCCAGCGACCTCCTCCAGCCGCTGCGGACGCAGGCGGTCGGCCAGCGGATGCGGCGCATTGCGATCGAGCCCGGCGGCGGCGAACAAATCACTCATGGGACGCCTTTATAGCGGATCGCCGGCGAGCGCGCCCGACCCCGTCCGTTGTTCGTAGTTTCCGAACCTTTACCTTTGCCGGGGCTCGTTTAACCAGCGGTTAACCATTCCCAGGCTATTACGATTCTGTAAAATTCTACCGACCCCCCTGTTCTATCGTGGCGTCCTGGCGGCGTAGGAGCCCAACTTTCAAACACAGGTCGATCAGCATGCGCACTATCGCATTCGTCACGCAGAAGGGCGGCGCCGGAAAGAGCACGCTCGCCAGCAGCATCGCCGTCGCCGCCAGTAGCGCAGGCGAGCGCGTTTTCATTATCGATTTGGATCCGCTTCAATCATTGGTCAAATGGTCGAGGGCGCGTGAGGCGACCGACGTTCCGGTCGAGCATGTGCCGCCGGCCAAGCTCGGCAAGGCGCTGGCGGCGCTCGAGAAAAAGGGCGTGACCCTCGTCGTCATCGACGCGCCCGGCGCTGACAGCGAATATTCGGACGCCGCCATTCGCGTCGCCGATCTCTGCATCATCCCCGCGCGTCCCAATGTCTTCGACCTCTGGGCCTGCGAGCTGACCCGCGCCAGCATCAAGGACAAGAAGAAGGATTACGCCTTTCTTCTCAACCAATGCCCGCCCGCGCAGCAGAACGCCCGCGTCGACCAGGGCGCGCAAGCGCTGCAGTCGATCGGCGCGCTGCTCTCCCCCATGGTCTCGGCGCGCGTCGATTATCAGGAGGCGGCTCGCCTCGGCCTCGGCGTCTGCGAGCTCAATCCCGAAGGCGTCGCCGCCCAGGAGATGCGCGAATTGTGGCAGTCGGTGAAGCGCCGCCTCAAGAAAGGCTTCACGCCCGC
This window harbors:
- a CDS encoding efflux RND transporter periplasmic adaptor subunit; the protein is MLGSLFPQISAPFRALLGAGEKAAESADAKGVDGLVKLTAEQIAAAKIATVAAASGVLTRDVAAPAVVSVDPDRIGRVAAKVVGAVAELRKRLGDPVEKGEVIAIIESREVADAKSDYLAAKVGLDLQSALFQREKGLFDKKISAEQSFLKARGAYEEARLRVELARQKLAALDLSEGEIAALAGQPVGELRRKEIRAPIAGKVIERRADLGQPVGGDAQIYVVADLSTVFADIAVAIADLPSVREGQSVRLSHDGEEEAEGRIVFIGPLLDHETHSGRAVASFANADFALRPGTAMTARITLEEKSARLRLPRSALLTFEGETVVFVRAPEGFVKRKVETGASDNEAIEIIAGLEEGEQVAATNVFVLKAELGKSRLEGLD
- a CDS encoding outer membrane protein, with the translated sequence MKTLSAVGAIALAIAAAPAFAADLPSQKGAPAFVAPAAPAFSWTGLYAGVNIGYGWTDNNNVSGLSSFGLLPVSAWSYGASNADGVLGGVQLGYNYQFAGTGFVVGLEADFQGADLKGSTGGFGFGLLPSGVTVNQRLDWFGTVRGRLGYAVLPTLLVYGTGGFAYGQGSTTFSYADGVGFTAFGSESGTRTGWTAGGGVEWAFLPNWSAKVEYLYTELERGNAIGTPSFPPVLFVNQRGVENHFHSVRVGLNYHFNLFGAPGPVVAKY
- a CDS encoding replication-associated recombination protein A, with translation MSDLFAAAGLDRNAPHPLADRLRPQRLEEVAGQDHLVGPDGALTRAIRSGSIGSLIFWGPPGTGKTTVARLLAHETDLAFVQISAIFTGVADLKKTFEAARARRAMGQGTLLFVDEIHRFNRGQQDSFLPVMEDGSVTLIGATTENPSFELNAALLSRARVLTFKSLGAEAIEKLLQRAEQAEGKPLPLDADARAALVAMADGDGRASLTLAEDVWRAAGEGEVFDRARLAEIVQRRAPIYDKAQEGHYNLISALHKCVRGSDPDAALYYFARMLVAGEDPLFLARRIVRMAVEDIGLADPQALVVANAAKDAYDFLGSPEGELALAQAVLYVASAPKSNAGYVAYKAARRLAEESGSPMPPKTILNAPTKLMKSEGYGEGYRYDHDEPDAFSGQDYWPEALGRQSFYRPVERGFEREIAKRLDYWERLRRERRGG
- a CDS encoding division plane positioning ATPase MipZ; amino-acid sequence: MRTIAFVTQKGGAGKSTLASSIAVAASSAGERVFIIDLDPLQSLVKWSRAREATDVPVEHVPPAKLGKALAALEKKGVTLVVIDAPGADSEYSDAAIRVADLCIIPARPNVFDLWACELTRASIKDKKKDYAFLLNQCPPAQQNARVDQGAQALQSIGALLSPMVSARVDYQEAARLGLGVCELNPEGVAAQEMRELWQSVKRRLKKGFTPAAVAKPEPKAEAPAKVEAKPVKAEAKVEAKAEAKPAAKVAAKAPEKVAPAAKAEKVVAKQEQPAARKQAAEPAAAEKAKPQAKPAVRKAA